TCATCAGGTCTTTGTTTCCAACGGTGAATAATATGTGCGTGGATATAACGAGCCACATAAAGGTCGCAATCCCTTATTCATCAGGTCTTTGTTTCCAACGAATATCTCATGCCAAACGATAATCGAAAGACACAATGCCGGTCGCAATCCCTTATTCATCAGGTCTTTGTTTCCAACTCTGCCCCCGGAATCGCTTGAGGGACAGAGGCTTGAGGCGCCGTTTGCGCGGACCCATACCCCCCCACCCCCCACGTTTCGGCAAACTCGATTTTCCGATTCGATTTCCCTTGTAATTTCAACATATTTGAAAACGCGGATCTCCGAACCCCTGATTTCGAAAAAACCTGTATTTCCAACATGTTCCCCAAATCACCCAAAAACCGGGGGAGATCCGTGCAAAAGACTCTCCCCACGACTCCCCGGGCAAGATGCAAGCTCAAATGTCGGGCCTGGTCAAAGCACACCTCGCCCCTCATACGATGATCACCTCCTCGTCTTCCATCACTGCACCCCAGCCCGATATCTCGATTGCTCCGATGCATCTCTGACAGAGGGAATAGTAGCGCACGCTGTCAGCCTCCATGTCGATGATTTTCTCCAGTTTCCCCTTGATTTCCAAGTAGTTTTTTTCGTCAACCCGGCACTCGAAAACGCTTTTCTGGACCCTCTGGCCGTAGTTTTTCAGGACCTTTGATACCTGAAGCCTCTTCCTATCATCCACTATATCATAGGATACCACAACATACATGTTTGTAACCCCACGCTTCGCACCAAAACCAACTGTTTACCCCGGGCAGGCCTATCGCATCCTGTAGGGTTCGTAGGCCTCCTCTCCTCTTACATGTCTGGCCAGCAACCTGGCCTGTTCAAGAACGACCTCGCGAAATCGTATACGTCTCTCCGTGGGCAAGTAGAACACTTTTTCTCTCAATCTCGACTCGAACTGGGCAATGAATTTCTTCATTCCAACATGGCTCAAC
This genomic interval from Deltaproteobacteria bacterium contains the following:
- the cas2 gene encoding CRISPR-associated endonuclease Cas2; protein product: MYVVVSYDIVDDRKRLQVSKVLKNYGQRVQKSVFECRVDEKNYLEIKGKLEKIIDMEADSVRYYSLCQRCIGAIEISGWGAVMEDEEVIIV